A region of Denticeps clupeoides chromosome 19, fDenClu1.1, whole genome shotgun sequence DNA encodes the following proteins:
- the cpt2 gene encoding carnitine O-palmitoyltransferase 2, mitochondrial, with amino-acid sequence MAAFLGSAAAKPGGLVSVVRRYRSSGRKCSEFLHKSVVPSMHYQKSLPRLPVPKLEDTIRRYLAAQRPLLNDDQYSHTEKVARSFLDGVGKNLHAELVAQDKKNKHTSYISAPWFDMYLSARESVVLNFNPFMSFNPDPKPEYNDQLLRATNMVCSAVRFMKTLRAGLLEPEVFHLNPEKSDTDRFKRLIRWVPPSLSWYGAYMVNAYPLDMSQYFRLFNSTRVPRAARDELFTDQKGRHLLVMRRGNMYVFDVVDRDGNLVQPAEILAHLRYVLSDAAPAPPFPLGVLTSENRDVWAGLREKLLSAGNGEALALVDGALFCLCLDEDVMRDHIHVSHNMLHGDGCNRWYDKSFSIIMAKDGQAAINFEHSWGDGVAVLRFQNEVFKDSVEKPMVGPDCRPAAASAVRRLAFNLDGELEDGIARAKEKFAAAVSRLTIDAMEFKMGGKERLKKKKLSPDAVAQLAFQMGFLRQYGHTAATYESCSTAAFRHGRTETIRPASVHTQRCAHAFVRQPGRHGVEQLQGLLAECSKYHGQLTREAAMGQGFDRHLFAMRYLANATGATPLPELYRDPAYAAINHNVLSTSTLTSPAVSLGGFAPVVPDGFGVGYGVHDEWIGCNVSSYPARNVHEFLQCVHKSLEDIFTVLEGKPIS; translated from the exons ATGGCCGCTTTTCTGGGTTCGGCGGCCGCGAAGCCCGGCGGGCTGGTGTCGGTGGTGAGGAGGTACCGCAGCAGCGGCAGGAAGTGTTCCGAGTTCCTGCACAAGAGCGTGGTTCCGTCCATGCACTACCAGAAGAGCCTGCCGAG gttgccggttccgaAACTGGAGGACACGATCCGGCGCTACCTGGCTGCCCAGAGGCCTCTTCTCAACGATGACCAGTACAG tcaCACGGAGAAAGTGGCTCGCAGCTTCCTGGACGGCGTGGGGAAGAACTTGCACGCTGAGCTGGTGGCTCAAGACAAGAAGAACAAACACACCAGCTACATCTCCGCTCCGTGGTTCGACATGTACCTCTCGGCCCGGGAGTCTGTGGTGCTCAACTTCAACCCGTTCATGTCCTTCAACCCCGACCCCAAGCCCGAGTACAACGACCAGCTGCTGCGCGCCACCAACATGGTGTGCTCCGCCGTGAGGTTCATGAAGACCCTGCGGGCGGGGCTCCTGGAGCCCGAGGTCTTCCACCTGAACCCGGAGAAGAGCGACACGGACCGCTTCAAGAGGCTGATCCGCTGGGTCCCGCCGTCCCTGTCGTGGTACGGCGCGTACATGGTGAACGCGTACCCGCTGGACATGTCGCAGTACTTCCGCCTCTTCAACTCCACGCGCGTCCCCAGAGCCGCGCGCGACGAGCTCTTCACGGACCAGAAggggcgccacctgctggtgatgAGGAGGGGGAACATGTACGTGTTCGACGTGGTGGACCGCGACGGCAACCTGGTGCAGCCGGCGGAGATCCTGGCCCACCTGCGCTACGTCCTGTCGGACGCGGCGCCGGCGCCGCCGTTCCCGCTGGGCGTGCTGACCAGCGAGAACCGGgacgtgtgggcggggctgcggGAGAAGCTCCTCTCGGCGGGCAACGGCGAGGCCCTGGCCCTGGTGGACGGCGCGCTCTTCTGCCTGTGCCTGGACGAAGACGTGATGCGGGACCACATCCACGTGTCCCACAACATGCTGCACGGCGACGGCTGCAACCGCTGGTACGACAAGTCCTTCAGCATCATCATGGCCAAGGACGGCCAGGCGGCCATTAACTTCGAGCACTCCTGGGGCGACGGCGTCGCCGTGCTCCGCTTCCAAAACGAGGTCTTCAAGGACAGCGTGGAGAAGCCCATGGTGGGACCGGACTGCCGGCCGGCCGCGGCGTCCGCCGTGCGCCGCCTGGCCTTCAACCTGGACGGCGAGCTGGAGGACGGCATCGCCAGGGCCAAGGAGAAGTTCGCCGCGGCCGTGTCCCGGCTCACCATCGACGCCATGGAGTTCAAGATGGGCGGCAAGGAGcggctgaagaagaagaagctgagCCCCGACGCCGTCGCCCAGCTGGCCTTCCAGATGGGCTTCCTGCGGCAGTACGGCCACACCGCGGCCACCTACGAGTCCTGCAGCACCGCGGCGTTCCGCCACGGCCGCACCGAGACCATCCGGCCCGCCAGCGTCCACACCCAGCGCTGCGCCCACGCCTTCGTCCGGCAGCCCGGCCGCCACGGCGTGGAGCAGCTGCAGGGCCTCCTGGCCGAGTGCTCCAAGTACCACGGCCAGCTGACCAGGGAGGCCGCCATGG GTCAGGGGTTCGACCGCCACCTGTTTGCCATGCGCTACCTGGCGAACGCCACGGGCGCCACGCCGCTGCCCGAGCTGTACCGCGACCCGGCGTACGCCGCCATCAACCACAACGTCCTGTCTACCAGCACCCTCACCAGTCCTGCAGTCAGCCTCGGCGGCTTCGCCCCCGTGGTGCCGGACGGCTTCGGCGTGGGCTACGGCGTCCACGACGAGTGGATCGGCTGCAACGTCTCCAGCTACCCGGCCCGAAACGTCCACGAGTTCCTGCAGTGTGTCCACAAGTCCCTGGAAGACATCTTCACCGTGCTGGAAGGCAA
- the pfas gene encoding phosphoribosylformylglycinamidine synthase — protein MPVQRFYRREAGPGRSLQRAALLCPGVSIDAELCYNVELGGELRRTTRPAGVCCGDDISSVSGPGPLSGEQKKVLQWLLCPPHSAGLTEEPTLQAGDGERLVEIGPRLNFSTAWSTNAVSICQSAGLSRVSRVELSRRLLVKPGDGEDRTRSQVEDLVGSLYDSMTECIYAQPITSFAVQTQPQDVFEVDILGKGRAALEQANDDLGLAFDAWDLDYYTSLFKRVKRNPTSVECFDLAQSNSEHSRHWFFRGRMIVEGLEQKETLFSLIMGTQHHSNQNNVIKFCDNSSGITGTEVECLYPGDPSQASPYESRRSTRHVIFTAETHNFPTGVAPFSGATTGTGGRIRDVQSAGRGGHLIAGTAGYCFGNLHIPGFPLPWEESAATYPSSFATPLQVAIQASDGASDYGNKFGEPVLAGFSRSFGMRLPSGERREWIKPIMFSGGLGSIEDTHVKKEEAEPGMEVVKIGGPVYRIGVGGGAASSVQVQGDNSSERDLGAVQRGDAEMEQKMNRALRACLERRDGNPICSIHDQGAGGNGNVLKELCEPAGAVIYASRFKRGDPTLSVLELWGAEYQESNALLLRPADRDFVERVCRREKCPVDFVGRITGDGKIVLVNDLHSGGEAADTGRCPVDLELDWVLGKMPQKEFVLERVAPSLRPLSLPPGLSVLAALERVLKLPSVASKRFLTNKVDRSVTGLVAQQQCVGPLHTPLADVAVIALSPFGLRGAATAIGEQPIKGLVSPAAGARMAVGEALTNLVFAQVTALKDVKCSGNWMWAAKLPGEGANLWDACQAMCEVMGRLGVAVDGGKDSLSMAARVGGETVKAPGSLVISAYAVCPDITATVTPDLQDPEGKGVLLYVPVSAGRHRLGGSALAQCYAQLGDCSPDLDDPDKLSACFNTTQSLIKDRVLSAGHDVSDGGLVSCLLEMAFAGNRGFDVDLTLRCAGVLDVLFSEELGLVLEVAESNSDQVCQRYADAGLLCHRIGTTCGFGPKSKVRVSVCGQEVLDEPLPSLRALWESTSFQLERLQANPLCVQQEEEGLSYRTQPYFKLTFDPAVTPLIKDPGLAKPRVAVVREEGSNGDREMSASLFMAGFEVWDVTMQDLCSGSTTLDPFKAVVFVGGFSYADVLGSARGWAATVTFNPKAREEFERFRRREDTLSLGVCNGCQLMALLGWVAAAADGGPEVTLTHNKSGRFESRFVSVGVLSSPAIMLRGMEGSALGVWVAHGEGLMQFRSPEAQKRISHASLAPLRYVDEAGSPTEEYPLNPNGSPQGIAGLCSADGRHLAMMPHPERAVVGWQWAWVPGELRASVDASPWLSMFKNAAAWCQSAG, from the exons ATGCCTGTACAGCGGTTCTACAGAAGAGAGGCGGGGCCGGGGCGGAGCCTGCAGAGGGCGGCGCTGCTGTGTCCCGGGGTCTCCATCGACGCAGAGCTGTGTTACAACGTGGAGCTCGGTGGTGAGTTGCGGAGGACGACGCGGCCCGCCGGCGTCTGCTGCGGTGACGACATCTCGTCCGTCTCAGGTCCCGGGCCTCTGAGTGGAGAGCAGAAGAAGGTTCTCCAGTGGCTGCTCTGCCCGCCCCACTCTGCGGGTCTGACCGAGGAACCCACTCTTCAGGCCGGAGACGGAGAGCGGCTGGTGGAGATCGGACCCAg GCTGAACTTCTCCACTGCCTGGTCCACCAATGCGGTGTCCATCTGTCAGAGTGCCGGCCTGAGCCGGGTGTCTCGGGTGGAACTGTCTCGCCGGCTCCTCGTCAAG CCCGGGGACGGAGAAGACAGAACCCGGTCCCAAGTGGAGGACCTGGTCGGGAGTTTGTATGACAGCATGACGGAGTGCATCTACGCGCAGCCAATCACGTCGTTCGCGGTCCAGACTCAGCCGCAGGACGTGTTTGAAGTGGACATCCTGGGAAAAGGCCGTGCTGCGTTGGAACAGGCCAATGATGATCTGg gtcTTGCGTTTGACGCCTGGGATCTTGACTACTACACCAGCCTGTTTAAGAGGGTGAAGAGGAACCCCACCAGCGTCGAGTGCTTCGACCTGGCACAGTCCAACag TGAGCACAGCCGTCACTGGTTCTTCCGCGGCCGTATGATCGTCGAAGGCCTCGAGCAGAAGGAGACCCTGTTCAGCCTGATTATGGGGACCCAGCACCACAGCAACCAGAACAACGTCATCAAGTTCTGTGACAACAGCAG CGGCATCACGGGGACGGAGGTCGAGTGTCTGTACCCCGGCGACCCCTCGCAGGCCAGTCCCTACGAGAGCCGGCGCTCCACCCGCCACGTAATCTTCACCGCCGAGACGCACAACTTCCCCACAG GCGTGGCACCCTTCAGCGGTGCCACCACGGGCACTGGCGGGCGGATCCGAGATGTGCAGAGCGCGGGGCGGGGAGGCCATCTGATCGCCGGCACTGCCGGGTACTGCTTTGGAAACCTGCACATACCAG GTTTCCCTCTCCCCTGGGAGGAGTCGGCGGCGACGTACCCGTCCAGCTTCGCCACGCCCCTGCAGGTTGCTATCCAGGCCAGCGACGGCGCATCGGACTACGGCAATAAATTTGGGGAGCCGGTCCTGGCGG GATTTTCCCGCTCCTTTGGAATGCGATTGCCCAGTGGGGAAAGGCGGGAGTGGATTAAACCAATCATGTTCAGCGGTGGGCTGGGCTCCATTGAGGACACGCATGTGAAGAAAGAGGAGGCGGAGCCGG GGATGGAAGTGGTGAAGATTGGGGGCCCGGTGTACCGGATCGGGGTTGGAGGAGGGGCTGCCTCCTCCGTCCAG GTCCAGGGTGACAACTCCAGCGAGCGGGACCTGGGCGCGGTGCAGCGGGGCGACGCTGAGATGGAGCAGAAGATGAACCGGGCGCTGAGAGCTTGCCTGGAGCGGCGCGACGGAAACCCCATCTGCAGCATCCACGACCAGGGTGCCGGGGGCAAcg GGAATGTGCTGAAAGAGCTGTGTGAGCCGGCGGGGGCCGTCATCTACGCCAGCAGGTTTAAG AGAGGCGACCCCACCCTCAGTGTTTTGGAGCTGTGGGGGGCGGAGTATCAGGAAAGCAACGCCCTCCTGCTGCGGCCTGCGGACCGGGACTTTGTAGAACGAGTGTGCCGGCGCGAGAAGTGTCCTGTCGACTTCGTGGGGAGAATCACTGGTGAtggcaag ATCGTCCTGGTGAATGACCTGCACAGCGGCGGCGAGGCGGCAGATACGGGACGTTGCCCCGTGGATCTGGAGCTGGACTGGGTGCTGGGCAAGATGCCTCAGAAG GAGTTCGTTTTGGAGCGAGTGGCCCCGTCCCTCCGGCCGCTGTCCCTCCCTCCCGGCCTGTCGGTGCTCGCGGCGCTGGAGCGGGTTTTAAAGCTGCCGTCGGTGGCCAGCAAGCGCTTCCTCACCAACAAG GTGGACCGCTCTGTCACAGGACTGGTGGcccagcagcagtgtgtgggaccgCTGCACACGCCGCTGGCTGACGTGGCTGTCATCGCGCTGTCCCCCTTCGGCCTGCGGGGTGCCGCCACGGCGATCGGGGAGCAGCCAATCAAAGGCCTGGTGTCCCCGGCGGCCGGGGCGCGGATGGCTGTGGGCGAAGCTCTGACCAACCTGGTCTTTGCCCAGGTCACAGCGCTGAAG GACGTGAAGTGCAGTGGGAACTGGATGTGGGCGGCGAAGTTGCCCGGGGAAGGTGCCAACCTGTGGGATGCGTGCCAGGCCATGTGTGAGGTCATGGGTCGACTGGGCGTCGCTGTGGATGGGGGCAAGGATTCGCTGAGCATGGCTGCTCGAGTGGGCGGGGAAACTGTAAAAGCCCCAG GTTCCCTGGTCATCTCTGCGTACGCTGTATGTCCTGACATCACTGCTactgtgacccctgacctccagGATCCTGAGGGCAAAG GCGTCCTGCTGTACGTTCCAGTCAGCGCGGGTCGGCACCGACTCGGCGGTTCAGCTCTGGCCCAGTGTTACGCCCAGCTGGGGGACTGCAGCCCTGACCTCGATGACCCCGACAAGCTCTCCGCCTGTTTCAACACCACACAGTCTCTcataaaag ATCGAGTGCTCAGCGCAGGACATGATGTCAGCGATGGAGGTCTCGTTTCCTGCTTGCTTGAAATGGCCTTCGCTGGAAACCGGGGCTTCGACGTGGATTTGACGCTTCGCTGCGCTGGCG TGCTGGACGTTCTGTTCTCTGAGGAGTTGGGTTTGGTTCTGGAGGTCGCAGAGTCCAATTCTGACCAGGTCTGCCAGAGATATGCAGATGCCGGCCTGCTGTGTCACAGAATCGGCACAACCTGCGGCTTTGGGCCCAAATCCAAG gtCAGAGTGAGCGTGTGTGGACAGGAAGTGTTGGACGAGCCCCTGCCCAGCCTcagggcattgtgggaaagCACCAGTTTTCAGCTGGAACGTCTGCAGGCCAATCCACTCTGTGTCCAACAGGAAGAGGAGGGACTATCTTACCGCACACAGCCATATTTCaaactgacctttgacccagctGTGACACCTCTCATCAAAGACCCCG GTCTGGCGAAGCCCCGAGTTGCCGTGGTCCGCGAGGAGGGGAGCAACGGCGACCGGGAGATGTCGGCGTCTCTCTTCATGGCTGGATTTGAG GTGTGGGATGTTACCATGCAAGATCTGTGCTCGGGCTCCACGACCCTTGACCCTTTTAAAGCTGTGGTGTTTGTGGGGGGCTTCAGCTACGCGGACGTGTTGGGTTCCGCCAGAG GCTGGGCAGCCACTGTGACCTTTAACCCGAAAGCGCGGGAGGAGTTTGAGCGTTTCCGGAGGCGCGAGGACACCCTGAGTTTGGGGGTCTGTAATGGCTGTCAGCTCATGGCCCTTTTGGGCTGGGTGGCCGCAGCAGCAGATGGAG GCCCTGAAGTGACCCTGACCCATAACAAGTCTGGGCGCTTTGAGTCTCGATTCGTCAGCGTGGGAGTCCTGTCGTCCCCGGCCATCATGCTGAGGGGCATGGAGGGGTCAGCGCTGGGCGTGTGGGTCGCCCACGGAGAGG GTCTGATGCAGTTCCGCTCGCCTGAGGCGCAGAAGAGAATAAGCCACGCCTCGCTCGCCCCGCTTCGTTACGTCGACGAGGCGGGCAGCCCGACGGAGGAGTACCCACTAAACCCCAACGGTTCCCCGCAGGGCATAGCGGGGCTGTGCTCTGCAGACGGCCGCCACCTGGCGATGATGCCCCACCCGGAGCGCGCCGTCGTGGGCTGGCAGTGGGCCTGGGTGCCCGGTGAGCTGCGCGCGTCCGTGGACGCGTCCCCCTGGCTCAGCATGTTTAAAAACGCCGCGGCGTGGTGCCAGAGTGCTGGCTGA
- the LOC114769521 gene encoding E3 ubiquitin-protein ligase RNF170, whose product MAELELRCKHSCDGSADVQDPPSPCGDMHCPVCLQAATFPVETNCGHLFCAPCLISYWKVNIWLDAISCPLCRQKVRVLCHLFSESRSDTAQRQVLGDIKDYNKRYSGAPRQVTDYLYDAPLFLHILLRGLGNMGGLVWLFLLRVAVCSFGAAASLASPLEDVPGSFWGALGLLDDLVVVVLLLICMININQQMAPDRGVRGHTVTHGLLTSGH is encoded by the exons ATGGCAGAGCTGGAACTTCGGTGCAAACATTCGTGTGATGGCTCTGCCGATGTGCAGGACCCTCCGTCACCATGCGGAGACATGCACTGTCCCGTGTGCCTACAGGCAGCCACCTTCCCGGTGGAGACCAACTGCGGACACCTCTTCTGTG CTCCTTGCCTGATATCCTACTGGAAGGTCAACATCTGGTTAGATGCCATCAGCTGTCCCCTGTGCAGGCAGAAG GTTCGTGTCCTATGTCACCTCTTCTCTGAGAGCAGGTCGGACACTGCGCAGAGACAGGTGTTGGGGGACATCAAGGACTACAACAAACGGTACTCTGGGGCACCACGGCAG GTCACAGATTACCTGTACGACGCGCCTCTGTTCCTGCACATTCTCCTGCGGGGTCTGGGCAACATGGGCGGCCTGGTGTGGCTCTTCCTCCTCCGCGTGGCGGTCTGCAGCTTCGGCGCCGCTGCGTCCCTCGCCTCCCCACTGGAAGACGTCCCGGGATCGTTCTGGGGGGCGCTGGGGCTCCTGGACGACCTGGTTGTGGTGGTTCTGCTTCTGATCTGCATGATTAACATCAACCAGCAGATGGCGCCAGACAGAGGTGTCAGAggtcacacggtgacacacggCCTACTGACCAGTGGACACTGA
- the hook1 gene encoding protein Hook homolog 1 — translation MEANKAALCDSLVVWLQTFSTPAPCKTLDDLTTGVAMSQALHQIDPSWFSDSWLSRIKDIKGDNWRLKMNNLKKILQMMVDYYSEMLDQQITGFPLPDLVAVAERSDPEQLGRLLQLLLGCAVKCERKQEYIQVIMTLEESVQHVVMTAIQELMNKESMLQFGAEAAGDTEQQMKKTLEDLSVLMAEKEELAQRCQELDAQVTILQEERNSLLAENDVLTDRASQLDSFNDPSTPSGKKHSQLQLQVEQLQEENFRLEAAKDDYRIHCEELEKQLIEIQHRNDELTSLAEESRALKDELDILRNCSDRAVKLEASVETYRKKLEGLSDLRRQVKVLEEKNMSYMQNTVSLEEELRKANAARAQLETYKRQVQELHRKLTEESRRADNLAFELKKFEERHEAVLKERERIILERDSLKETIEELRCTQAQQDQLLQAGMFQTGSPAHDNLAAEMLPIEFREKFIRLQHENKMLRLQQEDSEGERITELQTQLEEARRGSSQLETEKRLNRERIHELQQQVEDLQKALQGQGDKAEDSHLKRKLDAHMVQLNEAQDEIMKKKELLDDLQPDSTQNTVKLEELRVALKKKDDDMRAMEDRYKMYLEKARNVIRALDPKLNPASAEIQSLKNQLSEKDKRIIALERECEQAKLREYEEKLIVTAWYNKSLSFQKMAIESRLGGRTNSLVPSGQSFLAQQRQVTNARRAMSINVPATSSK, via the exons ATGGAGGCGAATAAAGCGGCGCTGTGCGACAGCCTCGTCGTGTGG CTGCAGACCTTCAGCACGCCAGCCCCCTGTAAGACCCTGGATGATCTGACCACGGGAGTAGCCATGTCCCAGGCGCTGCACCAGAT AGACCCGTCCTGGTTCAGTGACAGCTGGCTCAGCCGGATCAAGGACATTAAAGGCGACAACTGGAGGCTGAAG ATGAACAACTTGAAGAAGATCCTTCAGATGATGGTCGATTACTACAGCGAG ATGCTGGACCAGCAGATCACTGGGTTCCCTCTGCCGGACCTGGTGGCCGTGGCTGAACGTTCGGACCCGGAGCAGCTCGGCCGTCTTCTGCAGCTCCTGCTGGGATGTGCGGTGAAATGTGAGCGGAAACAAG AGTACATTCAAGTCATCATGACGCTGGAAGAGTCGGTACAACATGTGGTCATGACGGCCATTCAGGAG CTTATGAACAAAGAATCAATGTTGCAGTTTGGAGCTGAGGCAGCTGGAGATACTGAGCAGCAG ATGAAGAAGACTTTAGAAGACCTGTCTGTACTGATGGCTGAGAAGGAGGAGCTTGCGCAGAGATGTCAGGAGCTGGACGCCCAG GTAACTATTCTCCAGGAGGAGAGGAACAGTCTTCTGGCGGAAAACGACGTCCTGACTGACCGCGCCAGTCAGCTGGACTCGTTCAACGACCCGAGCACTCCGTCCGGGAAGAAGCACAGCCAGCTGCAGCTACAAGTGGAGCAGCTGCAAGAGGAGAACTTCAG gtTGGAGGCAGCTAAAGATGACTACCGCATCCACTGTGAGGAGCTGGAGAAACAGCTGATTGAAATCCAGCATCGCAACGATGAGCTCACCAGCCTGGCCGAGGAGTCGAGAGCCCTGAAGGATGAACTTGACATCCTCAG GAACTGCTCTGACAGGGCTGTGAAACTGGAGGCCTCGGTGGAGACGTACAGGAAGAAGCTGGAGGGTCTGAGTGACCTGAGGCGGCAGGTGAAGGTTCTGGAGGAGAAGAACATGAGCTACATGCAGAACACCGTCagtctggaggaggagctgcgcAAGGCCAACGCTGCCAGGGCTCAGCTGGAGACATACAAGAGACAG GTCCAGGAGCTGCACCGGAAGCTGACAGAAGAGTCTCGCAGGGCAGATAATCTAGCCTTTGAGCTGAAGAAGTTTGAGGAAAGGCACGAGGCAGtcctgaaagaaagagag AGGATCATACTTGAGAGGGATTCCCTTAAAGAGACCATTGAAGAGCTGCGATGCACTCAGGCCCAACAGGACCAGCTCTTGCAAGCAG GAATGTTCCAAACAGGGAGTCCTGCCCATGACAACCTTGCAGCAGAGATGCTTCCCATTGAGTTCAG AGAGAAGTTCATCCGGCTGCAGCATGAGAACAAGATGCTGCGACTGCAGCAGGAAGATTCTGAGGGCGAGCGCATCACTGAGCTACAGACCCAGCTGGAGGAGGCGCGGCGAGGGAGCAGCCAATTAGAGACGGAGAAGAG GTTGAACAGGGAGAGAATCcatgagctgcagcagcaggtggaAGATCTACAGAAGGCTCTACAGGGACAGGGGGACAAGGCTGAGGAT TCTCATCTTAAGAGGAAGCTGGATGCTCACAT GGTGCAGCTCAATGAAGCTCAGGATGAGATCATGAAGAAGAAGGAGCTGTTGGATGACCTGCAGCCTGACTCCACGCAGAACA CGgtgaagctggaggagctgagAGTGGCACTGAAGAAGAAGGATGATGACATGCGGGCGATGGAGGACCGGTACAAGATGTACCTGGAGAAGGCTCGCAAT GTCATCCGAGCCCTGGACCCAAAACTCAACCCGGCTTCCGCTGAGATCCAGTCTCTGAAGAACCAGCTGTCTGAAAAGGACAAGAGGATCATTGCTTTGGAG AGGGAGTGTGAACAGGCCAAACTGAGGGAGTACGAGGAGAAGCTGATAGTCACGGCATGGTATAATAAG AGCCTGAGCTTCCAGAAGATGGCTATCGAATCTCGACTTGGCGGCCGCACGAACTCCTTGGTCCCGTCCGGCCAGTCCTTCCTGGCTCAACAACGTCAAGTGACCAATGCGCGGCGGGCGATGTCTATCAACGTGCCTGCTACGTCCTCCAAGTGA